In a single window of the Flavobacterium ammoniigenes genome:
- a CDS encoding TonB-dependent receptor: protein MKINTLQNTITSLFILITTTLFAQADVEGIVKDKNNQPLELANVLLKGTKYNTTTDANGKFTIDTRERLPFTLIVQYVGHQTAEVRFTTLPTSPIEIILKSENQLNDVVITSRRRIEKAQNVPIPISVVGGRQAEQAGAFNVNRLKELVPSVQLYSSNPRNTTINIRGLGSTFGLTNDGIDPGVGFYVDGVYYARPAATTLDFVDVDQIEVLRGPQGTLFGKNTTAGAFNVTSRKASFTSGANFELSYGNYGFIQAKASITGALSKKIAARLSFSGTQRDGLLENVVTGKSVNDLNNQGLRGQLLYTPTENTDITLAVDYSKQRPDGYAQVVAGVVQTNRAAYRQFNNIISSLGYSLPSTNPFDRKIDHDTPWRSGQDLGGASLNINSKIGNGKLTATSAWRFWNWDPSNDRDFTGLSVLRLSQATSKHQQWSQEIRYAGTFLPKVTGVIGIFGIGQDLKTDPYHIEESGSAQWRFSQDSTDPLWQTAGLFNGYGIKTKSTLNTVSGAIFGQTDWEITDKLHLLTGLRYNYDSKKIDYSRTTYGGLQTTNSALLALKKKVYSDQAFKVDVEDTNFSGNITLAYKLAEKINTFATFANSYKPIGINLGGIPSDANGPIIELAKVKPEKVNHYELGIKTTPFNNTTLNLTVFNTDIDNYQTLVQSEDPTLNRGYLANAEKVRVRGFEADSRITVNQYLSFNAALTYNDGKYISFKNAPLPLEETGLKVNGVSIYSKDVSGGNLPGVSKWAGTLGGDLSKEGQFFGNKGRFFIAIDSYSRSSFSSSATPSKYLNIQGYSIFNGRVGFRASEGLSVYVWGRNLLDKNYFEQLLPASGNAGHYAGVLGDQRTYGITLRYNL, encoded by the coding sequence ATGAAAATCAATACTTTACAAAACACAATTACAAGTCTATTTATACTAATTACAACTACACTTTTTGCTCAAGCCGATGTAGAAGGAATAGTCAAAGATAAAAACAACCAACCTTTAGAATTAGCCAATGTGCTTTTAAAAGGAACAAAATACAATACTACCACTGATGCCAATGGAAAATTTACTATTGACACTCGTGAACGATTACCTTTTACATTAATTGTTCAATATGTGGGTCACCAAACCGCTGAGGTTCGATTTACAACTTTACCAACTAGTCCTATTGAAATCATTTTGAAAAGCGAAAATCAATTGAATGACGTGGTAATTACTTCTAGACGTAGAATTGAAAAAGCACAAAATGTACCTATTCCAATCTCGGTAGTAGGTGGACGTCAAGCTGAACAAGCAGGTGCTTTTAATGTGAATCGTTTAAAGGAATTAGTACCTTCTGTACAACTATACTCTTCTAATCCTAGAAATACAACCATCAACATTAGAGGTCTTGGTTCTACTTTTGGCTTGACCAATGACGGAATTGATCCAGGAGTAGGATTCTATGTAGACGGAGTGTACTATGCACGTCCTGCAGCCACTACACTTGATTTTGTTGATGTGGATCAAATTGAAGTTTTACGTGGACCACAAGGAACACTTTTTGGTAAAAATACTACAGCAGGTGCCTTTAATGTTACTAGTCGTAAGGCGAGTTTTACATCGGGTGCTAACTTTGAATTGAGCTATGGAAATTATGGTTTCATTCAAGCAAAAGCTTCCATTACAGGAGCTTTAAGCAAAAAAATCGCCGCAAGATTATCATTTTCAGGAACGCAACGTGATGGATTATTGGAAAACGTAGTAACTGGAAAATCAGTTAACGATTTGAACAACCAAGGTTTACGTGGACAGTTGTTGTATACTCCAACTGAAAATACCGATATTACTTTGGCTGTTGATTATTCTAAACAAAGACCTGATGGTTATGCTCAAGTAGTAGCTGGTGTAGTTCAAACCAACAGAGCGGCTTACCGTCAATTTAACAATATCATCTCTTCATTAGGATATAGCTTACCAAGTACCAATCCTTTTGATAGAAAAATTGATCATGACACTCCTTGGCGCTCAGGCCAAGATTTGGGTGGTGCCTCATTGAACATTAATAGTAAAATTGGCAACGGAAAATTAACCGCCACCTCAGCATGGCGTTTCTGGAATTGGGATCCGTCAAACGATAGAGATTTTACTGGATTGTCTGTTTTACGTTTATCTCAAGCGACTTCAAAACACCAACAATGGTCACAAGAAATTCGTTATGCAGGAACATTTTTACCAAAAGTAACTGGAGTTATCGGTATTTTTGGAATTGGTCAAGATTTAAAAACCGACCCTTATCATATCGAAGAATCAGGCTCAGCACAATGGCGTTTCTCACAAGATTCAACTGATCCCCTTTGGCAAACCGCTGGTTTATTCAATGGTTATGGAATCAAAACTAAATCTACTTTAAATACAGTGAGTGGTGCTATTTTTGGTCAAACTGATTGGGAAATTACGGATAAATTACACTTGTTAACAGGTTTGCGTTACAACTATGATTCGAAAAAAATTGATTATAGTAGAACCACTTATGGCGGACTACAAACAACCAACTCTGCCTTATTAGCACTTAAGAAAAAAGTATATTCAGACCAGGCTTTTAAAGTGGATGTAGAAGATACTAACTTTTCTGGGAACATCACATTAGCTTATAAATTAGCAGAGAAAATTAACACATTCGCCACTTTTGCTAATAGCTACAAACCGATTGGAATTAATCTTGGTGGAATTCCTTCGGACGCCAATGGCCCAATTATCGAATTAGCCAAAGTAAAACCTGAAAAAGTAAATCATTACGAGTTGGGTATCAAAACTACTCCGTTTAACAATACTACTTTGAACTTGACTGTATTCAATACGGATATTGACAACTATCAAACCTTAGTACAAAGTGAAGATCCTACATTAAACAGAGGTTATTTAGCCAATGCTGAAAAAGTGAGAGTGCGAGGTTTTGAAGCTGATTCTAGAATTACTGTTAATCAGTACCTTTCCTTTAATGCAGCCTTGACCTATAATGATGGTAAATACATTAGTTTTAAAAACGCCCCTTTACCATTGGAAGAAACCGGATTGAAAGTAAATGGCGTTTCTATTTATTCTAAAGATGTTTCTGGGGGTAATTTACCAGGTGTTTCCAAATGGGCAGGAACCTTAGGTGGAGATTTATCAAAAGAAGGACAGTTTTTTGGTAACAAAGGAAGATTCTTTATTGCGATCGATTCGTATTCAAGATCAAGCTTTTCATCAAGTGCCACTCCTTCAAAATATTTGAATATTCAAGGATATAGCATCTTCAATGGCCGTGTTGGATTTAGAGCTTCAGAAGGACTATCTGTTTATGTTTGGGGAAGAAACTTATTGGACAAAAATTATTTTGAACAATTGTTGCCAGCCTCTGGAAATGCGGGACACTATGCTGGAGTTTTAGGAGATCAAAGAACCTACGGAATTACATTGCGTTACAATTTGTAA
- a CDS encoding SDR family oxidoreductase, with protein sequence MSLHNKVIWITGASSGIGEALAHALVAKNSRLIISARNEAALQAIKTNYPSALIEVLPFDLLDFDTTPAIVAKAISFYGKVDVLVNNGGISQRSLIAETDFAVDKKIMDVDYFGTIALTKALLPHFIQNQSGHYVTVTSLMGKFGSPYRSGYCAAKHALHGYFDVMRMEHEKDGVAVTLVCPGFVQTNVAINALTADGSPQIKNSETTANGMLLADFIPKMVRAMEQKKFEVYIGKKEVLGIYLKRFLPKYLHKVVLKSKVN encoded by the coding sequence ATGAGTTTACACAATAAAGTCATTTGGATCACGGGAGCTTCCAGCGGAATAGGAGAGGCGTTAGCACATGCCTTAGTTGCCAAAAATAGTAGGTTAATTATATCGGCTCGAAATGAAGCGGCATTGCAGGCTATCAAGACCAATTATCCTTCTGCTTTGATTGAAGTATTGCCTTTTGATTTATTGGATTTTGATACTACTCCAGCTATAGTGGCTAAAGCCATTTCGTTTTATGGGAAAGTAGATGTTCTAGTCAATAATGGCGGAATTAGTCAGCGTTCATTGATAGCTGAAACCGATTTTGCTGTAGACAAAAAAATAATGGATGTCGATTATTTTGGAACTATTGCTTTAACCAAAGCGCTTTTGCCACATTTTATTCAAAATCAATCCGGTCATTATGTAACAGTGACTAGTTTAATGGGAAAATTCGGTTCACCCTATCGATCCGGATATTGCGCAGCCAAGCACGCGTTGCATGGATATTTTGATGTGATGCGAATGGAACATGAAAAAGACGGTGTGGCTGTCACTTTAGTCTGTCCCGGATTTGTTCAAACTAACGTTGCTATTAATGCCTTAACCGCTGATGGAAGTCCGCAAATTAAAAATAGTGAAACCACGGCTAATGGGATGTTACTGGCTGATTTCATTCCGAAAATGGTTCGAGCCATGGAACAAAAGAAATTTGAGGTGTATATTGGGAAGAAAGAAGTGTTAGGAATCTATTTAAAACGATTTTTACCCAAGTATTTGCATAAAGTAGTATTGAAAAGTAAAGTAAACTAA